From the genome of Rhodobacteraceae bacterium Araon29, one region includes:
- a CDS encoding pyridoxal-phosphate dependent enzyme — protein MKIHKHSRHLSDEPKGLTDVPFPSVNVSEPRNLLTRCPDAGTTPLHCLEGFGSAGHVFVKDERTRMGLGSFKALGAAYVIAHAAQNADVSNVTYVTASAGNHGLSVAAGAQVFGAKAVIYLSNTVPESFAKKLRAHKAEVVRAGDNYEASMEAAQKAASEQGWILLSDSSWDGYLDIPHRLMEGYLVMAAEAVAQVPHTPTHIFLQAGVGGLAAAAAAYFRHAWGNEPEIIVVEPEIAPAIFQSILAGKAINTPGPVSNMGRLDCKEPSLIALKGLARDADMFALISDQAAEEAMPLLSIKGLETTPSGGAGLVALLNGFPEINQNSRVLCIVSEESDS, from the coding sequence ATGAAAATACACAAACATTCCAGACATTTGTCCGACGAACCCAAAGGGTTAACCGACGTCCCATTCCCCAGTGTAAACGTGTCTGAACCGCGTAATCTACTTACGCGGTGCCCTGACGCCGGCACTACACCACTACACTGTCTCGAAGGGTTCGGCAGTGCGGGACACGTTTTTGTCAAAGACGAGCGCACGCGCATGGGGTTGGGCAGCTTTAAGGCTTTGGGTGCGGCCTATGTTATTGCGCATGCAGCTCAGAATGCTGATGTGTCTAATGTGACCTATGTAACTGCCAGTGCCGGCAATCATGGATTATCCGTTGCCGCAGGTGCGCAAGTGTTTGGTGCCAAAGCGGTGATCTACTTGTCTAACACGGTTCCCGAAAGTTTTGCCAAAAAGCTTCGCGCCCATAAAGCCGAGGTGGTGCGCGCAGGGGACAATTACGAGGCCAGCATGGAGGCGGCGCAAAAGGCAGCGTCAGAACAAGGTTGGATATTGCTGTCTGATAGTTCTTGGGATGGCTATCTAGATATACCACACCGTTTGATGGAAGGCTATTTGGTCATGGCAGCCGAAGCTGTGGCGCAAGTACCGCACACTCCGACTCATATATTTTTGCAAGCCGGGGTAGGAGGGCTTGCTGCTGCGGCAGCGGCATATTTCCGCCATGCTTGGGGCAATGAACCGGAAATTATAGTTGTCGAACCAGAAATCGCACCAGCAATCTTCCAAAGTATTCTTGCCGGTAAAGCCATAAACACACCGGGACCTGTTTCAAATATGGGGCGCTTGGACTGTAAAGAGCCCTCTTTAATTGCTTTGAAAGGCCTCGCCCGAGATGCCGATATGTTCGCCTTGATTTCTGATCAAGCTGCCGAAGAAGCGATGCCACTTTTGTCAATTAAAGGACTAGAGACAACACCCTCTGGAGGCGCAGGATTGGTAGCGCTCTTAAATGGTTTTCCCGAGATCAATCAAAATTCACGAGTGCTGTGTATTGTAAGTGAGGAAAGCGATTCATAA
- the purL gene encoding phosphoribosylformylglycinamidine synthase subunit PurL, which translates to MTEPEISEDLIAAHGLKPDEYAKILEIIGRTPTFTELGIFSAMWNEHCSYKSSKKWLRTLPTSGPQVICGPGENAGVVDIGDGQAVVFKMESHNHPSYIEPYQGAATGVGGILRDVFTMGARPIAAMNSLSFGAPDHPKTKQLVHGVVEGVGGYGNCFGVPTVGGEVRFDPAYNGNCLVNAFAAGLADADRIFYSAASGVGMPVVYLGAKTGRDGVGGATMASAEFDDSIEEKRPTVQVGDPFTEKRLMEACLELMQTGAVISIQDMGAAGLTCSAVEMGDKGNLGIHLDLEKVPVREPNMTAYEMMLSESQERMLMVLSPDKETEARRVFEKWDLDFAIVGKTIAEDRFLIYLDGALKADLPLKALSGNAPEYDREWQEPLPAPPLQGLPDIDPIEGLKALLADPNYASKKWVYEQYDSQVMADTINCPGYGAGIVRVHGTKKSLAFTSDVTPRYVQANPYEGGKQAVAEAYRNLSAVGATPLASTDNLNFGNPEKPEIMGQFVTALKGIGEAVSALDMPIVSGNVSLYNETDGAAILPTPTIGAVGLIAENDEPIIGKAREGHVLLLLGESDGHLGQSALLHSACGRTDGDAPLVDLEAEKKNGEFIRSNRALIEACTDISDGGLALAAFEMAAAADVGVKLDTSDIAALFGEDQARYLVVCDFDQAEALMSAASEAQVTLQFVGKFGGSAIKFGTLSSELAELCGIYRNAFAEQFS; encoded by the coding sequence ATGACCGAACCAGAGATTTCAGAAGACTTGATTGCGGCACATGGGCTTAAACCTGATGAATACGCAAAAATTCTAGAAATCATTGGACGGACACCAACCTTCACCGAGCTCGGTATTTTTTCGGCAATGTGGAATGAGCATTGTTCCTACAAATCTTCTAAAAAATGGCTTCGAACTTTACCCACTAGCGGGCCACAAGTGATTTGTGGACCAGGTGAAAATGCAGGCGTGGTTGATATTGGTGATGGGCAAGCTGTGGTCTTTAAAATGGAAAGCCACAATCATCCTTCATATATCGAACCCTATCAGGGCGCTGCCACAGGGGTTGGCGGCATCTTGCGCGATGTGTTCACCATGGGAGCGCGCCCAATAGCTGCGATGAACTCATTAAGCTTTGGCGCCCCAGATCATCCAAAAACCAAACAATTGGTGCATGGGGTGGTTGAAGGCGTGGGTGGTTATGGAAATTGCTTTGGCGTGCCAACTGTTGGTGGTGAGGTTAGATTTGATCCCGCCTATAATGGCAATTGTCTGGTCAACGCCTTTGCCGCTGGCCTCGCAGATGCGGATAGGATTTTTTATTCGGCGGCTTCCGGGGTTGGAATGCCGGTGGTTTACTTGGGCGCCAAAACTGGACGAGACGGCGTTGGCGGTGCAACCATGGCGTCGGCTGAATTTGATGATAGTATCGAAGAAAAGAGACCAACTGTGCAAGTTGGTGATCCATTTACTGAAAAACGGCTTATGGAAGCCTGTCTTGAGTTGATGCAAACCGGCGCAGTGATTTCAATACAAGATATGGGCGCAGCGGGTCTAACCTGCTCTGCCGTAGAAATGGGCGACAAAGGTAATCTTGGCATTCACCTTGATCTGGAAAAAGTTCCTGTTCGCGAACCCAATATGACAGCTTATGAAATGATGCTTTCTGAGTCGCAGGAACGCATGCTCATGGTTCTAAGCCCAGATAAAGAAACCGAGGCAAGGCGCGTTTTTGAAAAGTGGGATTTGGATTTTGCAATCGTTGGAAAAACTATCGCAGAAGATCGCTTTCTAATTTATCTTGATGGAGCTTTAAAGGCCGACCTTCCGCTAAAAGCTTTATCCGGCAATGCCCCTGAATATGATCGTGAGTGGCAAGAGCCATTGCCTGCACCCCCATTACAAGGGCTCCCGGATATTGACCCTATAGAGGGTTTAAAGGCGCTTTTGGCTGACCCGAATTATGCGAGTAAGAAATGGGTTTATGAACAATATGACAGCCAAGTCATGGCAGATACGATAAATTGCCCTGGATATGGCGCTGGCATCGTTCGGGTGCATGGTACAAAAAAATCATTGGCGTTCACCAGTGATGTAACACCGCGTTACGTGCAGGCAAATCCCTATGAGGGCGGCAAACAGGCGGTTGCAGAGGCCTATAGAAATCTAAGCGCGGTTGGTGCAACTCCGCTTGCGAGTACGGACAACTTAAATTTCGGAAATCCCGAAAAGCCGGAAATAATGGGCCAATTTGTAACCGCGCTAAAAGGTATTGGAGAGGCGGTTTCGGCTTTGGATATGCCGATCGTTTCTGGAAATGTCAGCCTTTACAATGAAACAGATGGTGCCGCGATCCTACCAACGCCAACTATAGGGGCCGTCGGACTTATCGCAGAAAACGACGAGCCTATTATTGGCAAAGCCCGTGAAGGTCATGTTTTACTTCTTTTGGGGGAAAGTGACGGGCATTTGGGGCAATCTGCTTTATTGCATTCCGCCTGCGGGCGCACCGATGGTGATGCGCCTTTAGTGGATTTAGAAGCTGAAAAGAAAAATGGTGAGTTTATCCGGTCAAACCGGGCGCTTATTGAGGCGTGCACTGATATATCTGACGGTGGACTAGCACTTGCTGCTTTTGAAATGGCTGCCGCTGCTGACGTTGGGGTTAAGTTGGATACTTCCGATATCGCAGCATTATTTGGCGAAGACCAAGCACGATATCTGGTGGTTTGCGATTTTGATCAAGCCGAAGCGCTTATGAGTGCGGCGAGCGAAGCGCAAGTCACTTTACAGTTTGTTGGTAAATTTGGGGGCAGCGCCATTAAATTTGGGACGCTCTCGTCAGAGCTTGCCGAGCTTTGCGGCATTTACCGAAATGCCTTTGCTGAGCAATTTTCTTGA
- a CDS encoding BolA/IbaG family iron-sulfur metabolism protein, giving the protein MAIQAQEIEELIRAEFPKAQVTITDLAGDGNHYAAEVIDESFRGKNRVQQQRAVYAALKGKMDGANGELHALALTTKVP; this is encoded by the coding sequence ATGGCAATACAAGCTCAAGAGATCGAAGAGTTGATCCGGGCAGAATTTCCTAAGGCTCAAGTAACCATCACCGATTTGGCTGGTGACGGCAATCATTATGCTGCTGAAGTCATAGATGAAAGTTTTCGTGGAAAAAACCGTGTCCAGCAACAAAGAGCCGTTTATGCTGCCCTTAAAGGAAAAATGGATGGTGCAAACGGCGAGCTTCATGCTTTAGCGCTGACCACAAAAGTGCCGTAG
- the grxD gene encoding Grx4 family monothiol glutaredoxin: MNNAKEKIGEAIKENDVVLFMKGTKEMPQCGFSSRVAGVLNYMGIDYKDINVLADDEIRQGIKDFSDWPTIPQLYVKGEFVGGCDIITEMALSAELDTLFDENAVSYDKDAANKIREANG; encoded by the coding sequence ATGAACAACGCGAAAGAGAAAATTGGCGAAGCAATTAAAGAAAATGATGTGGTGCTTTTCATGAAAGGCACAAAGGAAATGCCGCAATGCGGATTTTCCAGCCGGGTTGCAGGTGTTTTAAATTATATGGGCATAGACTATAAAGATATTAATGTTCTAGCCGATGACGAAATCCGGCAGGGCATTAAAGACTTTTCAGATTGGCCAACGATCCCTCAACTCTATGTTAAAGGCGAATTTGTAGGTGGCTGTGATATTATCACCGAAATGGCGCTATCAGCGGAATTAGACACTCTTTTTGACGAAAATGCTGTGTCCTATGACAAAGATGCTGCAAACAAAATTCGTGAAGCCAACGGTTAA
- the zapA gene encoding cell division protein ZapA, whose product MPEVDIEIGGRVFKVSCQVGEEPYLLSAAKMLDQEATQLIGQIGRVPEERMLLMSGLMLADKTAALEDKLNAAEKTLQELNSELSKIRNVPPPEPVRVEVPTVPVEISEGLAELAARAEAIADQLDK is encoded by the coding sequence ATGCCAGAGGTTGATATTGAAATCGGCGGGCGTGTTTTTAAAGTCTCTTGCCAAGTCGGTGAGGAACCATATTTGTTGTCTGCCGCTAAAATGCTTGATCAAGAAGCGACTCAACTAATTGGGCAAATCGGACGGGTTCCCGAGGAACGTATGCTGTTGATGTCCGGTCTGATGTTGGCCGATAAAACTGCGGCCTTGGAAGATAAGTTAAATGCTGCTGAAAAAACTCTGCAAGAACTCAATTCGGAACTGTCAAAAATACGTAATGTACCACCACCGGAACCTGTGCGTGTGGAAGTGCCAACTGTTCCAGTTGAAATTTCCGAAGGATTAGCGGAATTGGCTGCCCGGGCTGAAGCTATCGCAGATCAGCTGGATAAATAA
- the tkt gene encoding transketolase: protein MDIKATQKEHSEHWAKASAIRTLTLDAIAAANSGHSGMPMGMADVATVLFEKHLKFDAAAPSWPDRDRFILSAGHGSMLIYSLLHLCGYKDFPIDEIKNFRQLGAKTAGHPENFLSEAIETTTGPLGQGVTNAVGFAIAEEILRARFGKKLVNHHTYVIVGDGCLMEGVSQEAIGLAGRQELSKLIVLWDDNNITIDGTVDLADRTDQIQRFKASGWHVQKIDGHDPEAIDTALMAAKKANKPSMIACKTHIALGSSAQDTSKGHGALTDPQLIADTKKVYGWSADEFEIPASIKSAWEGIGQRGATDRQEWEERLSSVSSNKQNEFHRVFAGEIPKKLTSVIRTFKKQMSENPQKVATRKSSEMVLNAINPIMPETVGGSADLSGSNNTRSKDMDVFDTVTRHGRYIHWGVREHGMAAAMNGMALHGGIRPYGGTFMCFTDYARPAMRLAALMKVPTVFVMTHDSIGLGEDGPTHQPVEHLAISRSTPNTHVFRPADTIETAEAWEIALSSNHTPSVLALSRQGLPAVRTIHKSANLSERGAYVLADSEDKRQVILIATGSEVSLALEARTALQAEGIGTRVVSMPCMELFAEQDPSYRKRVLPGGASVRIGIEAGVRQGWDRWLLGERGREAKSDFIGMSGFGASAPANTLFEHFGITTQAIIERVKALL from the coding sequence ATGGACATTAAAGCGACACAAAAAGAGCATTCAGAGCACTGGGCAAAAGCTTCGGCAATTCGCACCTTAACACTTGACGCCATTGCTGCCGCTAATTCTGGACATTCCGGTATGCCAATGGGTATGGCCGATGTCGCGACGGTTTTATTTGAAAAACATCTAAAATTTGATGCAGCCGCACCGTCTTGGCCAGACAGGGATCGCTTCATTTTATCGGCAGGTCATGGCTCAATGTTGATCTATAGTCTGCTGCATCTGTGCGGCTATAAAGATTTCCCCATTGATGAAATTAAAAACTTTCGCCAGCTGGGGGCAAAGACAGCCGGACACCCGGAAAACTTTCTGTCCGAGGCAATCGAAACAACGACTGGTCCATTAGGACAAGGCGTTACAAATGCCGTTGGCTTTGCCATAGCTGAAGAAATTTTACGGGCTCGTTTTGGCAAAAAGTTGGTCAATCATCATACCTATGTGATCGTTGGGGACGGCTGCCTTATGGAAGGGGTCAGTCAGGAGGCCATAGGTTTGGCTGGCCGCCAAGAGCTGTCTAAACTCATCGTGCTGTGGGATGATAATAATATTACCATCGACGGAACTGTTGATCTGGCCGATAGAACGGACCAGATACAAAGGTTCAAGGCCTCTGGCTGGCATGTGCAGAAAATTGATGGTCATGATCCAGAGGCCATTGATACTGCGCTTATGGCCGCCAAAAAAGCCAATAAGCCATCCATGATTGCCTGCAAAACTCATATCGCATTGGGATCAAGTGCTCAGGACACTTCGAAGGGGCATGGCGCGTTGACTGATCCGCAGCTGATTGCAGATACCAAAAAAGTCTACGGTTGGAGTGCAGATGAATTTGAAATCCCAGCTTCGATAAAATCTGCCTGGGAAGGTATTGGTCAGCGCGGCGCCACCGATCGCCAGGAATGGGAAGAGCGTTTATCTTCTGTCTCCAGCAATAAACAAAATGAATTTCATCGCGTTTTTGCCGGCGAAATTCCCAAAAAGCTGACATCGGTCATTCGGACCTTCAAAAAACAAATGTCAGAAAACCCGCAGAAGGTTGCCACGCGTAAATCAAGCGAGATGGTCTTGAATGCAATCAACCCAATTATGCCTGAAACGGTTGGCGGATCCGCAGATTTATCTGGTTCAAACAATACGAGATCCAAAGACATGGATGTATTTGACACGGTTACAAGACATGGGCGTTACATTCACTGGGGTGTTCGTGAACATGGCATGGCCGCAGCAATGAACGGAATGGCTTTGCATGGCGGCATTCGCCCTTACGGCGGAACATTCATGTGTTTTACAGATTATGCTCGACCTGCGATGCGTTTGGCGGCGCTGATGAAAGTGCCAACAGTTTTTGTAATGACGCATGACAGCATTGGATTGGGTGAAGATGGGCCCACGCACCAGCCTGTTGAGCATCTGGCTATCAGTCGTTCGACCCCAAATACACATGTTTTCCGACCTGCTGATACAATTGAAACGGCAGAAGCGTGGGAAATTGCTCTTAGTTCGAACCACACCCCATCTGTTTTGGCGCTGTCACGGCAAGGTTTGCCAGCAGTAAGAACCATACATAAATCCGCCAATCTATCTGAAAGAGGCGCTTATGTACTTGCCGATAGTGAAGACAAACGTCAGGTCATTTTAATTGCAACCGGCTCAGAAGTTTCGCTTGCTTTAGAGGCCAGAACTGCGCTGCAAGCCGAAGGAATTGGAACCCGCGTCGTATCCATGCCCTGCATGGAACTCTTTGCAGAGCAAGATCCGTCCTATCGTAAACGTGTTCTTCCTGGGGGAGCGTCTGTTCGTATTGGTATCGAAGCCGGAGTTCGGCAGGGATGGGATCGTTGGCTTTTGGGTGAACGTGGCCGTGAAGCCAAGTCTGATTTTATCGGTATGTCCGGATTTGGGGCCTCTGCCCCGGCCAATACACTTTTTGAACATTTTGGCATCACCACGCAGGCAATAATTGAAAGAGTGAAAGCACTACTCTGA
- the gap gene encoding type I glyceraldehyde-3-phosphate dehydrogenase — protein MTVTLGINGFGRIGRSTLAHIAESARNDVQVVKINATGPIETNAHLLRYDSVHGRFSGQVTVKGNTLDLGRGAMQVMSSYKPEELDWNGCDVVLECTGKFNDGKKSAIHMQRGAKSVLISAPAKNVDKTIVYGVNHRELMANHRIISNGSCTTNCLAPLAKVLHEAIGIERGIMTTIHSYTGDQPALDRRHNDLYRARAAAMAIIPTSTGAAKALGEVLPDLNGKLDGTAMRVPTPNVSAVDLTFEASKTVTKEDVNAAVKEAAAGHMGHVLAYDPEPKVSVDFNHTTHSSIFAPEQTKVIDGRMVRVLAWYDNEWAFSCRMADVAATMGRLLH, from the coding sequence ATGACGGTGACTTTGGGCATAAATGGTTTTGGCCGTATTGGCCGGTCGACATTAGCGCATATCGCTGAAAGTGCGCGTAACGATGTGCAAGTTGTAAAGATTAATGCCACTGGCCCAATAGAAACAAATGCACATCTTTTACGCTATGACAGTGTGCACGGCCGGTTTTCTGGACAAGTGACCGTTAAAGGTAACACCCTCGACCTTGGCCGAGGAGCCATGCAGGTTATGTCAAGCTATAAGCCAGAAGAGCTTGACTGGAACGGGTGTGATGTTGTGCTCGAATGTACTGGCAAATTCAATGATGGTAAAAAGTCTGCTATCCATATGCAGCGGGGTGCAAAATCCGTCTTGATTTCAGCGCCGGCGAAAAATGTCGATAAAACGATTGTATATGGCGTCAACCATCGGGAATTGATGGCAAATCATAGGATAATTTCAAACGGCTCTTGTACAACCAATTGCCTTGCGCCCCTTGCAAAGGTTCTGCATGAAGCGATAGGCATTGAACGCGGCATTATGACGACAATCCATTCATACACCGGGGATCAACCCGCATTAGATCGCCGGCACAATGACCTATATCGCGCACGCGCAGCGGCTATGGCAATTATTCCCACGTCGACCGGCGCGGCCAAAGCATTGGGTGAGGTTCTGCCGGATTTAAACGGAAAACTGGACGGTACAGCCATGCGGGTCCCTACCCCCAATGTATCCGCAGTAGATCTAACTTTTGAAGCAAGCAAAACTGTCACCAAAGAAGACGTAAATGCCGCCGTAAAAGAGGCGGCAGCAGGTCACATGGGGCATGTCTTGGCCTATGACCCAGAGCCAAAGGTATCAGTAGATTTCAATCACACAACTCATTCATCGATTTTTGCCCCAGAGCAAACCAAAGTTATTGATGGTCGAATGGTGCGTGTTTTGGCTTGGTATGACAATGAGTGGGCTTTCTCGTGCCGAATGGCGGATGTTGCGGCAACGATGGGGCGGCTTTTGCATTAA
- the gap gene encoding type I glyceraldehyde-3-phosphate dehydrogenase, which translates to MALKVAINGFGRIGRNILRSIVENQRTDIEVVAINDLGPVKTNAHLFKYDSVHGKFSKDVKTTDTSIDVGLGPIAVTALRNPAELPWADVDVVMECTGIFTDREKAEIHLQNGAKRVLVSAPSIGSDKTIAYGVNHETLSASDVIVSNASCTTNCLSPVAKVLNDAIGIKRGFMTTIHSYTGDQPTLDTMHKDLYRARGAALNMIPTTTGAARAVGLVLPELDGKLDGVAIRVPTPNVSCVDLTFEAARGTTIEEINAAIHAAAAGPMKGVLGVTDEQLVSMDFNHDSHSSIFATDQTKVMDGTLCRILTWYDNEWGFSTRMADTATEMGKYL; encoded by the coding sequence ATGGCGTTAAAAGTTGCAATAAATGGCTTTGGTAGGATCGGACGCAATATTCTGCGTTCAATCGTTGAAAATCAGAGAACTGACATTGAAGTTGTTGCCATCAATGACCTAGGACCGGTTAAAACCAATGCGCATCTTTTTAAATATGACAGCGTTCATGGGAAATTTTCTAAAGACGTCAAAACCACGGACACTTCAATTGATGTTGGCTTGGGTCCGATTGCAGTAACGGCACTGCGCAACCCTGCAGAATTGCCATGGGCTGATGTAGATGTTGTGATGGAATGCACTGGTATTTTTACCGATCGTGAAAAGGCTGAGATCCATCTTCAAAACGGTGCTAAGCGGGTTTTGGTATCTGCGCCCTCAATTGGATCCGACAAAACAATCGCGTATGGCGTGAACCATGAGACTTTGAGTGCCAGTGATGTGATTGTTTCCAATGCCTCTTGTACGACAAATTGCTTATCGCCTGTTGCCAAAGTTTTGAATGACGCGATCGGTATAAAACGTGGGTTTATGACGACGATCCATAGTTATACTGGCGACCAACCTACATTGGATACAATGCACAAAGATCTTTATCGGGCACGCGGCGCAGCACTTAACATGATCCCAACAACCACCGGCGCCGCCCGCGCAGTGGGGTTGGTATTGCCGGAACTGGATGGGAAACTGGATGGCGTCGCTATTCGCGTTCCAACACCGAATGTATCATGTGTGGATTTGACATTTGAAGCCGCACGCGGCACGACAATTGAAGAAATCAATGCCGCCATTCATGCTGCTGCCGCTGGACCAATGAAGGGTGTTTTGGGCGTAACGGATGAACAGCTTGTCTCTATGGATTTCAATCATGACAGCCATTCTAGCATCTTTGCAACGGATCAAACAAAGGTAATGGACGGCACGCTGTGCAGGATCCTTACATGGTATGACAATGAGTGGGGATTTTCCACACGGATGGCCGATACAGCTACCGAGATGGGCAAATATCTGTAA
- the coaD gene encoding pantetheine-phosphate adenylyltransferase, whose product MRIGLYPGTFDPITLGHIDIIRRAAMLVDRLVIGVAINRDKGPLFSLEERVSMIETQCSGLSAEIGTEIVAHPFENLLIDCAHDVGASVIVRGLRAVADFEYEFQMVGMNRVLDSTIETVFLMAEARHQAIASKLVKEIARLDGDVSKFVTHEVHERLLAKLGK is encoded by the coding sequence ATGCGTATTGGGCTATATCCTGGAACTTTTGACCCGATAACACTGGGACATATCGACATCATTCGCCGTGCGGCTATGCTTGTTGATCGGTTGGTTATTGGTGTCGCCATCAATCGTGACAAGGGACCGCTATTCTCACTGGAAGAACGCGTATCAATGATTGAAACACAATGCTCTGGTTTGTCCGCTGAAATTGGTACTGAAATTGTTGCGCATCCGTTTGAAAATTTATTGATTGACTGCGCACATGACGTGGGTGCAAGTGTCATCGTACGAGGACTGCGTGCGGTTGCCGATTTTGAATATGAGTTTCAAATGGTTGGCATGAACAGAGTGCTTGATTCAACAATTGAAACGGTGTTTTTAATGGCGGAAGCAAGACATCAAGCAATCGCGTCAAAACTTGTCAAAGAAATAGCCCGTTTAGATGGCGATGTGTCCAAGTTTGTCACACATGAAGTGCATGAACGCTTGCTCGCTAAGCTCGGAAAATAG
- a CDS encoding CBS domain-containing protein, with product MLVQQILNSKTNDDVITVTPGTTLVEAAAVLTQHKIGTVVISENGKEASGILSERDIVRAISHRGATALGAPVSDFMTRKLVTCRREATADQVLTIMTNKRFRHIPVVDNGKMIGLITQGDVVKAKLSELAMEKDALEGMIMGY from the coding sequence ATGCTGGTGCAGCAAATTTTGAATTCTAAAACGAACGATGATGTTATTACCGTGACGCCGGGGACTACATTGGTAGAGGCGGCGGCAGTGTTAACCCAGCATAAAATTGGCACAGTTGTCATTTCTGAAAACGGTAAAGAAGCCAGCGGAATTTTATCAGAGCGAGATATTGTACGCGCGATATCGCATCGTGGCGCAACAGCTTTGGGCGCGCCTGTAAGCGATTTTATGACGCGAAAACTTGTCACTTGCCGACGCGAGGCAACCGCAGATCAAGTCTTGACTATTATGACAAATAAGAGGTTCAGACACATACCTGTGGTTGATAATGGCAAAATGATCGGTCTTATCACCCAAGGCGACGTGGTCAAAGCCAAACTTTCTGAATTGGCAATGGAAAAAGACGCTCTGGAAGGTATGATAATGGGGTACTGA
- a CDS encoding LysR family transcriptional regulator codes for MTENWDDLRIFLAVARYETLSAAGRHIKLDPATVGRRISRIEDLLGLSLFVRSTFGYALTDAGNRMLDHAARVEQAMLGLTEEISGQTNSLSGQIRIGAPDGCANFLLPQVCARILDQNPNLDIQIVALPRVINLTKREADIAIAVSPPETGRLTAQKLTDYKLHLAASEEYLRDKPPLIELSDVKGHRFIGYIADMIFDKELDYLTDLGVQRLPLASNSVAVQFNWLRAGAGLGVVHDFALPFAPVLKRVLTDEFSLTRSFYLIRHYEDRRMDRMNKFVEALAKEIRLELDHLERSS; via the coding sequence ATGACAGAAAATTGGGATGATTTGAGAATATTTCTAGCTGTCGCTCGGTATGAAACCTTGTCGGCGGCTGGGCGACATATAAAGCTTGACCCGGCAACTGTTGGGCGACGGATTTCCCGTATTGAAGACCTACTAGGTCTTTCTTTATTTGTGCGCTCAACTTTTGGTTATGCTTTAACCGACGCAGGTAATCGAATGCTTGACCATGCTGCGAGGGTCGAGCAAGCAATGCTTGGTTTAACAGAAGAAATTTCTGGCCAAACTAATTCTTTAAGTGGGCAAATTCGAATTGGAGCCCCTGATGGCTGTGCTAACTTTCTGTTACCACAAGTGTGCGCCAGAATTTTAGACCAAAACCCCAATTTAGACATTCAAATTGTTGCCTTGCCGCGCGTGATTAATTTAACCAAACGTGAGGCCGATATTGCTATCGCCGTCAGCCCGCCCGAAACTGGTAGGCTGACAGCGCAAAAGTTAACAGACTACAAATTGCATTTGGCGGCCTCGGAAGAGTACCTAAGGGATAAACCACCGCTTATCGAATTATCCGATGTAAAGGGCCATAGGTTCATTGGATATATTGCTGATATGATATTTGACAAAGAACTTGATTATTTGACTGATCTTGGTGTTCAGCGCCTGCCTCTGGCATCAAATTCCGTCGCAGTCCAGTTCAACTGGCTGCGAGCAGGGGCAGGGCTTGGTGTGGTTCATGATTTTGCTTTACCTTTTGCTCCGGTATTGAAACGCGTTCTTACTGATGAGTTTTCATTAACGCGCAGTTTTTACCTTATTCGCCATTATGAAGATCGCCGTATGGATAGAATGAACAAGTTTGTAGAGGCCCTGGCTAAAGAAATCCGCTTAGAGCTTGATCACTTAGAGAGATCATCTTGA